A segment of the Carassius carassius chromosome 21, fCarCar2.1, whole genome shotgun sequence genome:
AGTGTAATCTCCTTTAAGGTCCAAGCAGGTGGCGTGATTTTGACAGGGGTTAGAGCCACATTCATTAATGTCCTGGTCACAGCGTGGACCAGTGTAACCTGGAGCACAGTTACAGGTGAATGAGCCCACTGTGTTCTTACACGAACCACCGTGTTCACATGGGTTTGGTCCTGGGGTGTCAAAGAAGAGGGTTAGAAAATTTCAGGCAAGACATGAAATGcataaaatactgtaaatgtgtGTGCAGGAAATGATGAATAGAAATAAAGTAACACactgagaaacacagacagacaaaagTCCAGCAAACTGTCTCACCGATCACACACTCGTCAATATCCTCTGCACACGTGCTGCCCTTGTACCCTGAGGGGCAGTTACAGTTGAACTTGCCATTGATGGGGTTCGTGTCACATTGAGCTCCCATCTTACATGGGTTACTGGTGCAGGCATCATCAATCTGACACAGCAAACCTTGAACACATAAACAATCACTTTGATTACTACAACTGATCTGAGATGGTTTTATATTGTAgtatcaaaaaacattattttagagATGcattatttcactgtaaaaactTGTGGTCTATATTGAGATTTGGTGTAAGAGTCATTTGAGCTCATGAATGAAATGATCAAGTGTCCAAGAGTCATTTTTTAGGCCTTATGGTTGTTTTTACTGACCAGTCTTGCCAGGAGGGCAGCTGCAATTGAAGGAAGCCACGCGGTCGATGCAAGTGGAGCCGGCGGTGCAGGGCTCATCTGCACAGTCATCAATGTTTTCAGAGCAGTCAGGGCTGCTCCAGCTGTGCACACACACGCAGTTGTAGCCATTGAGTGTCTTTCTACACATGCCTCCATTCTGACAGGGGTTTGGCTGCAGACTGCATTCATCCACGTCATCAGTGCAAAACTGACCTGCAAATGAAAGGTTCATGATTTAAGTACAACCATTTGAAGGCAGTTTAAAAAGAGGTTTACACTAACAGAGAAGCCTGGATCATTTTGCATAGGGAATTGTTCAAACTGGTTTAAAAACAGTTCACCAGTTTTAGCTTGTGCCAAATTTTGCTTTGAATCAGTGAATAATTTTTTGTATCACACAAAAAGAGATTTTGttccaaaatgattcgttcatgaatcTGTTTGACTGCATGATTTAAGCCAAAAAAcctaattacaaatattttcatataGTTAAGTCATGTGACTATTTTCACCAGAGTAATTCAAGATATGattttcatattattaaaatataaaaattaaagaatCCAGCCTAATGTTTTACTATTACATTAATAGTACTGTAGTATTCATTAATAATACTTTttctataataattaaaaatttcaaATGATGCTAAttctttgttttttgcttttaaacatttaaccaTAGAGCTTtcatttctattattttattttttaataatcaaaaaacaTTGGTTTCAAAAACGATTGGTTTGTCAATCAGTGTCTGTGAGGCATTTCCACTAATGGAAAGGGAAATGATGgagcaaacacacataaacacacacaaacacacacatacacactatatAAGGTTGTTTTCATACCAGTCCATTCAGGTGGGCACTGGCAGTTGTAAGTGTTCACTTCATCCATGCATGTGGCTCCATTCTGACAGCGGTGATTCGGACAATCATCAATGTTCACCTCACAGTTTTGTCCATTAAAACCTGATTACAGGAAAAATAAAGCTTTTCATCATGCAGCCCTCTGGGTTTCCATAATTGTTTCTATCCAAGCATTCCTGTTTATCACTGATCAGCTGCATTTAGTCAATCTGTATTTTATATAGTGTATCAAATAAACGTGAATTTTATTTAACATCCAAAATCGGAAATAGTCTGAAATTGGAAGTAAAAATATCCTCCTCACGCAAAACATGCAGACAAGTCATCAGAAATGGATTCTGATATCAGACAAAACTTtattgtcaatgtttttaatagcATCACTGATAAATTTGTCACAAAGCTAAACAAGAAATCTGAATcctacaaaatactttttttttttttttttcctcattgttCCTACTTGCCTGTATTGCCTTTGTAGTCTTTACTGAGTTTTTTCTATTctaatttcttttattattttttttcttctctagttaatataatatatttcaatatttgtatTCTCATTTGTGGGTACTGTGacgcgtgtcccgagctctcatcagcgtcaccctggaaacagagcaggcacacctgcacctgctcattacgggctgagcggtcacacctgcagcccatcaGGGACGGGCTTTATAAGCGGCGTCGACGAACACAGAgatgagagatgtctccaaaagacttCGCTAACAATTTTCAGTGtttccctccagacagcagcgtgtgacccCCAGCCCACAAAGGACACGGActtcacggacccacacagcactgcgcaccgaAGGAGAAGAGCACTGGAAACCCCTCACGTTTTGATTTCCCCCTTCACCAtcacaataaaatccacccttcggggaacttaccttgatcctcgtgtcgtgtgcttcttcaccccgttacactggtggagaatgcgggcattgcACTGAAGAAGTCACCGACCAGGATCccactgcatcactatcaccaTTTACTTGGTTTATTGACGGACGTTTTTTTCCCGGGTTGTTTTTCTCACGTCCCCTTCCTgtttccccaggtggcgctcctcccccaaCGATGGAGGATCTGTTGAAgcacctcaccgaggtgagcatccgccagcaacagatTATGGAGCACTGCCTCCCGACAGGGGGAAACGGAACAAGAGCTCGCCGCCCTCCGCATGGCGGCCGCCCTGCGAACTCCGCTACCTGACCCCCGAGCCCAGGCTACCCAACTCATCCCGAAGATGACGGCGCATGATGACGTCAAGACATTCCTTCAGATGTTCGAGGCGATCGCCGCCCGGGAGGCGTGGCCCAGGGACGAGTGGGCGCGGATCGTGGCGCCGTTGCTGACGGGAGAAGCGCAACGGGCATACTTTATGCTTACCCCCGACCGGAGCGGTTCTTATGAAGAGTTGAAGAAGGAAATCTTGGGGCGGGTTGTACTGTCGCCCATTAGTGCCGCCCATCTGTTCCATGACTGGTCCTACAACCCACGGCGGCCCACCCGTGTGCAAGTGACTGACCTCTCACACCTCGCCCAACATTGGCTACTAGCCGGGGGTCCCACCGCACACCAGGTAGCGGAGCGCGTAGTAGTGGACCGCCTTCTACAGGCCCTTCCCCGCCCTCTCCGGCAGGCGGCCGGTATGTGAAACCCCACCAACATCGACGAGCTGGTGGAGGCCATCGAGCTGGCGGAGGCCACCCAACACCGGGAGGCTGGGGAGCGAGCGCCGCCCTTTCCCcgaagggtggtccaggagcgacgtGTGCCAGAGGGCACCCAGCGACCAGTCGGCAGGCCGGCGGTTCCCGGGCCACAGGATGAGCCCATGCCCACCGAAGCTCCTCACTCCCCTGGACGCGcttggctggcaggctgtgcCGTACACGTGGAAACTCCAAAGCAGGCCCCACAGGCGGAAGTGAAGATAAATGGCCAGCCGGTCCTCGCCCTCCTCGCTTCAGGCAGCATGGTCACCCTTGTCTGGCCAACTGTCCTTCCTCCGCGGCCGGAACCCAAAGCCAGACTGCCCATCAGGGTGAGTCTTCCCATCATAACCCTAACCTCTATTATGACCTCTTCCAGCAGGTGACTAGGGCTGGGGCCTTCGCCCGAGAGCAGCATGAGGACGACCGCCTCAAACACTGCTGGGCCCAAGTTAGGGTCGCCGATGGGAAGGACCTCCAACCGGCACCCCACCCAACACCTCACTTCGTGGTCAAAAATGGCCTGCTGTACCGTGTTGCACACCGAAGGGGGAAGGAGAAAACTTTGCTGGTAGTCCCACGGACCAAGACAGGAACAGTGATGGAGCTGGCGCAAGCCCATCCCATGGCCGGCCACCTGGGGGCCCAAAACACCATCCAACGCATACGCGATCGTTTCCACTGGCCAGACCTGGAGGCCGAGGTAAAACGCTTCTGTCAGGCCTGTCCCACCTGTCAGCGGATGTCTCCACGcacccctccccccagcccgctgattccgctgcccatcattgaggtgcccttcgagcggatcggaatggacctagtggggccactgccaaagtccgcccggggacacgaacacatcctggtcatcctgGACTATGCCACACGCTACCCTGAGGCCATCCCACTCCACAAAGCCACCGCGAAAGCCATTGCCCAGGATCTCTTCCTGTTGAGTAGTCGGGTAGGCCTaccatcccagatactgactgaccagggcacccccttcatgtcccgggtgatggctgacctctgcaaGCTTCTCCAGATAAAACAGCTCCGCACCACCGTATACCACCCGCAAAcagacggcctggtcgaacgcttCAATCAAACACTGAAGCAGATGCTGCGGCGAGTGGCTGCTGAAGACAAGCGCGACTGGGACAAGATGCTGCCCTATGTCCTGTTCGGCATCCGGGAGGTACCCCAGGTGTCCACCGGGTTTACCCCCTTCGAGCTCCTCTTCGGCCGGCAGCCCCGCGGCCTGCTTGACGTCGCCAGAGAAGCCTGGGAACAGCAGCCGGCCGTCCACCGCTCCACCATCGAGTACGTCCGGGAGATGCGGGAGAGGATTGACAGGGTCATGCCCATCGTCCGGGAGCACCTTGCCAAAGCCCAGCAGGCCCAGCATTGAAATTACAACCGGGCGGACCCAGCCACGGGAGTTTCAGCCAGGAGACCACGTCATGGTCCTAGTCCCCAC
Coding sequences within it:
- the si:ch73-281k2.5 gene encoding neurogenic locus notch homolog protein 1, producing MEQAIAGEYCQHKNPCTEGYCLNGGKCQSSCVCPLRYSGVRCELNEINFDNPCTNVGTSLLLPNNQYKCQCAHGWTGQHCEQEDTCLSSPCANGGICYTLPNREFSCTCPPGYHGPRCLNDTDECVSFTSLCKNEGVCLNTPGSYRCKCQPGFTGLHCEMDYVPCFPSPCLNGGTCRLMTDTTYVCHCLPGFNGQNCEVNIDDCPNHRCQNGATCMDEVNTYNCQCPPEWTGQFCTDDVDECSLQPNPCQNGGMCRKTLNGYNCVCVHSWSSPDCSENIDDCADEPCTAGSTCIDRVASFNCSCPPGKTGLLCQIDDACTSNPCKMGAQCDTNPINGKFNCNCPSGYKGSTCAEDIDECVIGPNPCEHGGSCKNTVGSFTCNCAPGYTGPRCDQDINECGSNPCQNHATCLDLKGDYTCFCIAGT